The DNA window GAGGAGTTCCAGGAAAATCCGACAGAATTTTCATTAGTTTTTCCATAGAAAATGCGTCATGTACAATGCATGTACCGTTCCATAGCCACATATCCATTTCTGCAACATTATTTACGTATTGTCCAAGATTAGCATCAGGAACAAATAAAATTTTCTCATTAGGCGAAAACAATTTGGCAATTTTTACCGCATTTGAAGAGGTGCAAATGATATCACTTTCTGCTTTTACTTCAGCAGAACAATTTATATAAGATATGATTTTGAAGTCCGGATTTTTCGAGCGGAATTTTCTGAGATCTTCTGCGCAAATCGAATCAGCCAGAGAGCACCCGGCGAGTGGATCAGGAATCATGACTTTTGCCGTAGGATTTAAAATTTTCACCATTTCAGCCATGAAATATACCCCTGCCATCACGATTTTATCGCACTTCAATTTCTTAGCCTGTTGTGCAAGAAATAGACTGTCCCCAATGTAATCGGCAATTTCTTTGATTTCGGCAGTTTGGTAATAATGAGCAAGTACAATTACTTGCTTCTCTTTTTTTAGCGCAATGATTTCCTTTTTTAAGGTATTGGCTTCCATGTTTGTTTTTTGCAAGAATAGGTACAGTATCATTTTAAGTTTATGATGGCTGTCATATTTTTGTTTTTTTTCATATTCGAAATTTGACAAAAAGAACAATCATGGTATCCTTTGATACAGCAATAAAAAAAATTGGAGATGCAGTCTTCCCTTTCTCCATTGAAGAAATTCCGCTTTCTGATGCCAATCTGCGTTATTTGGCTGAGGAAATTATTTCACCAATAGATTTGCCTCCATTTGACCAGTCGGCAATGGATGGT is part of the Flavobacteriales bacterium genome and encodes:
- the nadA gene encoding quinolinate synthase NadA; the encoded protein is MEANTLKKEIIALKKEKQVIVLAHYYQTAEIKEIADYIGDSLFLAQQAKKLKCDKIVMAGVYFMAEMVKILNPTAKVMIPDPLAGCSLADSICAEDLRKFRSKNPDFKIISYINCSAEVKAESDIICTSSNAVKIAKLFSPNEKILFVPDANLGQYVNNVAEMDMWLWNGTCIVHDAFSMEKLMKILSDFPGTPLIAHPEAPPYILRISSFIGSTSALLDYIKTAEESSFIIATEAGILDEMRRACPNKTFIPAPIRENNTCACSECAYMKLITLPKILNCLQNETHQVDVPDELIRKARIPLNLMLQHS